The Salvelinus namaycush isolate Seneca chromosome 13, SaNama_1.0, whole genome shotgun sequence genome includes a region encoding these proteins:
- the LOC120058433 gene encoding F-box-like/WD repeat-containing protein TBL1X encodes MSITSDEVNFLVYRYLQESGFSHSAFTFGIESHISQSNINGTLVPPAALISILQKGLQYVEAEISINEDGTVFDGRPIESLSLIDAVMPDVVQTRQQAFRDKLAQQQAACAMAATAASNQPNAPKNGEAIVNGEENGTHTMYNHSEPMEMDVDVEIPASKATVLRGHESEVFICAWNPVSDLLASGSGDSTARIWNLNENSNSSSTQLVLRHCIREGGQDVPSNKDVTSLDWNSDGTLLATGSYDGFARIWTKDGNLASTLGQHKGPIFALKWNKKGNSILSAGVDKTTIIWDAHTGEAKQQFPFHSAPALDVDWQNNTTFASCSTDMCIHVCRLGSDRPLKTFQGHTNEVNAIKWDPSGMLLASCSDDMTLKIWSMKQDSWVHDLQAHSKEIYTIKWSPTGPGTSSPNSNIMLASASFDSTVRLWDVERGVCIHTLTKHQEPVYSVAFSPDGKHLASGSFDKCVHIWNTMSGALVHSYRGTGGIFEVCWNSTGDKVGASASDGSVCVLELRK; translated from the exons ATGAGTATAACCAGTGATGAAGTGAACTTCTTGGTATACAGATATCTTCAGGAGTCAG GTTTCTCCCACTCAGCGTTCACCTTTGGCATCGAGAGCCACATCAGCCAGTCCAACATCAATGGAACACTAGTGCCCCCTGCTGCCCTCATCTCCATCCTGCAGAAAGGCCTCCAGTATGTGGAGGCAGAGATCAGCATCAACGAG GATGGCACGGTGTTTGATGGGCGGCCCATTGAGTCTCTGTCACTCATCGACGCGGTGATGCCAGATGTGGTGCAGACGCGGCAGCAGGCCTTCCGCGACAAGCTAGCCCAGCAACAGGCGGCCTGCGCCATGGCAGCCACCGCCGCAAGCAACCAACCCAACGCACCAAAGAACGGAGAGGCCATCGTAAACGGAGAGGAGAACGGCACACACACCATGT ATAACCACAGTGAGCCCATGGAGATGGATGTGGACGTGGAGATCCCAGCCAGCAAGGCCACGGTCCTCCGAGGCCACGAGTCAGAGGTGTTCATCTGTGCCTGGAACCCTGTCAGCGACCTGCTGGCCTCAGG gtcgGGAGACTCGACAGCCCGGATCTGGAACCTGAATGAGAACAGTAACAGTAGTTCCACCCAGCTGGTGCTCAGACACTGCATCAGGGAGGGAGGCCAGGACGTCCCCAGCAACAAAGATGTCACCTCACTAGACTGGAAT AGCGACGGGACACTCTTAGCAACAGGATCTTATGATGGATTTGCAAGGATATGGACAAAAGATG GTAATCTGGCTAGCACCTTGGGGCAACATAAAGGGCCCATATTTGCACTGAAGTGGAACAAGAAAGGAAACTCTATCCTCAGTGCTGGTGTAGATaag ACAACaatcatttgggacgcacacacaGGAGAGGCCAAGCAGCAGTTCCCCTTCCACTCAG CTCCAGCCCTGGATGTGGACTGGCAGAACAACACAACGTTTGCCTCCTGCAGCACAGACATGTGCATCCACGTGTGTCGACTGGGCAGCGACCGGCCGCTCAAAACCTTCCAAGGCCACACG AATGAAGTCAATGCTATCAAGTGGGACCCGTCAGGGATGTTACTAGCCTCCTGCTCTGATGACATGACTTTAAAG ATCTGGAGTATGAAGCAGGACTCGTGGGTCCATGACCTCCAGGCCCACAGTAAAGAGATCTACACTATCAAGTGGAGCCCCACCGGCCCCGGCACCAGCAGCCCCAACTCCAACATCATGCTGGCTAG TGCCTCATTTGACTCGACGGTACGTCTGTGGGACGTGGAGCGAGGTGTGTGTATCCACACCCTCACCAAACACCAGGAGCCCGTTTACAGTGTGGCCTTCAGCCCCGACGGGAAGCACCTGGCCAGCGGCTCCTTCGACAAGTGTGTACACATCTGGAACACCATG TCTGGAGCCTTGGTGCATAGCTACAGGGGGACTGGAGGGATTTTTGAGGTGTGCTGGAACAGCACAGGAGACAAAGTTGGTGCTAGCGCTTCAGATGGATCG GTATGCGTTCTCGAGCTCCGGAAATAG